The Catenulispora sp. GP43 genome has a window encoding:
- a CDS encoding alpha/beta fold hydrolase, which yields MATFVLVPGFWLGAWAWDAVADRLRSDGHEVHALTMPGIAERAAEAKPDTGLRTEIADIVGYLRGHDLRDVVLVGHSGANMPVTGVVDEVPELIARVVYVDSGPMPSGLGVIDFNPPDAQEAQREQVAEQGDGWLLPVPAFDAAEDPVNLAGISDADLERMRTLGSPQPFRTVTDALDRPGDPMPVPASAVCCTFSPDQVAQLAGMSPVFALMTKLELHHLPTGHWPQFSRPEDLAVLLGRISGS from the coding sequence ATGGCAACGTTCGTACTGGTCCCAGGCTTCTGGCTCGGCGCCTGGGCCTGGGACGCGGTCGCTGACCGCCTGCGGTCCGACGGCCACGAGGTGCACGCGCTGACCATGCCCGGCATCGCCGAGCGCGCCGCGGAGGCCAAGCCGGACACCGGCCTGCGGACCGAGATCGCGGACATCGTCGGCTATCTGCGCGGCCACGACCTGCGCGATGTGGTCCTGGTCGGCCACAGCGGCGCGAACATGCCGGTCACCGGCGTCGTGGACGAAGTGCCGGAGCTGATCGCGCGGGTCGTCTACGTCGACTCCGGCCCGATGCCCTCCGGCCTGGGCGTCATCGACTTCAACCCGCCGGACGCCCAGGAAGCCCAGCGCGAGCAGGTCGCCGAGCAGGGCGACGGCTGGCTGCTGCCGGTCCCCGCCTTCGACGCGGCCGAGGACCCGGTGAACCTGGCCGGCATCAGCGACGCGGACCTGGAGCGGATGCGCACCCTCGGCAGCCCGCAACCGTTCCGCACCGTGACCGACGCCCTGGACCGCCCCGGCGACCCGATGCCCGTCCCGGCCTCGGCCGTCTGCTGCACCTTCAGCCCCGACCAGGTCGCGCAGCTGGCCGGCATGAGCCCGGTCTTCGCACTGATGACGAAGCTCGAGCTGCACCACCTGCCGACCGGGCACTGGCCACAGTTCTCGCGGCCGGAGGATCTGGCGGTGCTGCTGGGGCGGATCAGCGGCTCATGA
- a CDS encoding LacI family DNA-binding transcriptional regulator, with protein sequence MPPTLKDVAERAGVSIKTVSNVVNGYAFITPATRERVERAIAETGYRPNLGARSLRKGRTGFIVLAVPELDNPYFAELTGLVITAAHRRQWTVLVEQTQGSREREQAVITSMGPQRIDAAILSPLAMEPADLLSADPATPLVLLGERDIPGPADHVAIDNVAAARTVVEHLIGIGRRRIAVIGDQPGKNGGTSALRTAGHRQALDAAGLPYDPGLVIPVENYQRADGAAAMAHLLALPEPPDAVFCCNDLLAIGAMRAGAERGVSVPDQVAIAGFDDIAEGSYSLPSLTTIAPDKAAIAEAAVNLADRRVDPIRGGRGEKGAEPQDVRAPFALKVRESTAGIGR encoded by the coding sequence GTGCCCCCAACACTGAAGGACGTGGCCGAACGGGCCGGCGTCTCGATCAAGACGGTCTCGAACGTGGTGAACGGCTACGCCTTCATCACGCCGGCCACGCGCGAACGGGTGGAGCGCGCGATCGCCGAGACCGGCTACCGCCCCAACCTCGGCGCACGGAGCCTGCGCAAGGGCCGGACCGGCTTCATCGTGCTGGCCGTCCCCGAGCTGGACAACCCGTACTTCGCCGAGCTCACCGGGCTGGTGATCACCGCCGCGCACCGACGGCAGTGGACGGTGCTGGTCGAGCAGACGCAGGGCTCCCGCGAGCGCGAGCAGGCGGTGATCACCTCCATGGGCCCGCAGCGCATCGACGCCGCGATCCTGAGCCCGCTGGCGATGGAGCCCGCCGACCTGTTGAGCGCCGACCCCGCGACCCCGCTGGTGCTGCTGGGGGAACGGGACATCCCGGGCCCGGCCGACCACGTCGCGATCGACAACGTCGCCGCCGCGCGGACCGTCGTCGAGCACCTCATCGGCATCGGCCGCCGCCGCATCGCGGTCATCGGCGACCAGCCGGGCAAGAACGGCGGCACCTCCGCGCTGCGCACCGCCGGCCACCGCCAGGCCCTGGACGCCGCGGGCCTGCCGTACGACCCGGGCCTGGTCATCCCGGTCGAGAACTACCAGCGCGCCGACGGCGCCGCGGCCATGGCGCACCTGCTCGCGCTGCCCGAACCGCCCGATGCCGTCTTCTGCTGCAACGACCTGCTGGCCATCGGCGCGATGCGGGCCGGTGCCGAGCGTGGCGTCTCGGTGCCGGACCAGGTCGCCATCGCCGGCTTCGACGACATCGCCGAGGGCAGCTACAGCCTGCCGTCGCTGACCACCATCGCCCCGGACAAGGCGGCGATCGCCGAGGCCGCCGTGAACCTGGCCGACCGGCGGGTGGACCCGATCCGCGGCGGGCGCGGCGAGAAGGGCGCCGAGCCGCAGGACGTGCGGGCGCCGTTCGCGTTGAAGGTGCGGGAGAGCACGGCGGGGATCGGGCGCTGA
- a CDS encoding alpha-N-arabinofuranosidase, whose protein sequence is MLTAQATLDPAFRIAPVDRRLFGSFVEHMGRCVYGGIYEPGHAESDADGNRRDVLELTRELGISVIRYPGGNFVSGYRWEDGVGPVSERPRRLDQAWRSIETNEFGLNEFMAWTKLANVEPMMAVNLGTRGLQEACDLLEYANHPGGTHFSDLRRKHGVEQPHDIRLWCLGNEMDGPWQTGHKTAEEYGRLAAETAKAMRQVDPSIELVACGSSNAQMPTFGSWESTVLEHTFDYVDYISLHAYYEQHGQDSASFLGAAVGMDRFIDGVVATADHVSAKKKSRKKLNLSFDEWNLWQESRFAGHTNLDWEQAPRLIEDTYTVQDAVVFGSLLMSLLRHADRVTIACLAQLVNVIGPIRAEPDRPAWAQTIFHPFALTARHAAGDVLRVPTATDQYDTAEHGDVPLVDVVATHDRESGQVTVFAVNRHTEEPARLEIDLRAFGDLVVAEHLHLGGEQDLNAVNSIETPRAIAPTGVEGTSTEGRRLTAPLPPVSWNMIRLVPSSR, encoded by the coding sequence TTGCTCACTGCACAAGCCACCCTCGACCCGGCTTTCCGGATCGCGCCGGTCGACCGCCGCCTGTTCGGCTCCTTTGTGGAACACATGGGCCGCTGCGTCTACGGCGGCATCTACGAGCCCGGACACGCCGAGTCCGACGCCGACGGCAACCGCCGCGACGTCCTGGAGCTGACCCGCGAGCTCGGGATCAGCGTCATCCGCTACCCCGGCGGGAACTTCGTGTCCGGATACCGCTGGGAGGACGGCGTCGGCCCGGTCTCCGAGCGGCCCCGGCGCCTGGACCAGGCCTGGCGCTCCATCGAGACCAACGAGTTCGGCCTGAACGAGTTCATGGCCTGGACCAAGCTGGCGAACGTCGAGCCGATGATGGCGGTGAACCTGGGTACCCGCGGCCTCCAGGAGGCCTGCGACCTGCTGGAGTACGCCAACCACCCGGGCGGCACCCACTTCTCCGACCTGCGCCGCAAGCACGGCGTCGAGCAGCCGCACGACATCAGGCTGTGGTGCCTGGGCAACGAGATGGACGGCCCCTGGCAGACCGGCCACAAGACCGCCGAGGAGTACGGCCGGCTGGCCGCCGAGACCGCCAAGGCGATGCGCCAGGTGGACCCGAGCATCGAGCTGGTGGCCTGCGGCAGCTCCAACGCGCAGATGCCGACCTTCGGCTCCTGGGAGTCCACGGTCCTGGAGCACACCTTCGACTACGTGGACTACATCTCCCTGCACGCCTACTACGAGCAGCACGGCCAGGACAGCGCCAGCTTCCTGGGCGCCGCGGTCGGGATGGACCGCTTCATCGACGGCGTGGTGGCCACCGCGGACCACGTCTCGGCCAAGAAGAAGTCCCGCAAGAAGCTGAACCTGTCCTTCGACGAGTGGAACCTGTGGCAGGAGAGCCGTTTCGCCGGCCACACCAACCTGGACTGGGAGCAGGCGCCGCGGCTGATCGAGGACACCTACACCGTGCAGGACGCGGTCGTCTTCGGCAGCCTGCTGATGTCCCTGCTGCGCCACGCCGACCGGGTCACCATCGCGTGCCTGGCCCAGCTGGTGAACGTGATCGGCCCGATCCGCGCCGAGCCGGACCGCCCGGCCTGGGCGCAGACCATCTTCCACCCCTTCGCGCTCACCGCCCGCCACGCGGCCGGCGACGTGCTACGGGTTCCTACGGCAACCGACCAGTACGACACGGCCGAGCACGGCGACGTGCCGCTGGTCGACGTGGTGGCCACGCACGACCGCGAAAGCGGGCAGGTCACGGTGTTCGCGGTGAACCGGCACACCGAGGAACCGGCCCGCCTGGAGATCGACCTGCGGGCATTCGGTGACCTGGTGGTGGCCGAACACCTGCACCTCGGCGGCGAACAAGATCTCAATGCCGTCAACTCGATCGAGACGCCGAGGGCGATCGCGCCGACCGGCGTCGAGGGCACGAGCACCGAAGGGCGCCGACTCACGGCACCGCTGCCGCCCGTGTCCTGGAACATGATCCGGCTCGTTCCCTCAAGCCGGTAA
- a CDS encoding ABC transporter substrate-binding protein: protein MKTHAKIAAAAVAAAGLLAAAGCSSSSSAGSGSGGGGVVKLSVLTGFTGPDGPSYQALVSQFNASHPNIKVTMDIQPWDAIGQKLPAEWATGQGPDLATPNFDPGVIFNYIKTNSVLPLDSSVGTGDSQIDSAAFPSAVTKAFTVNGHLYAVPANLATVALYYNKTMFTAAGITDPPKTSDEFVADVKKLTLGGAGPSQYGISLADHQTIEMWPILQWMNGGDIVGPDGCATINSAASVQALRTWAGLVQNDHVSPVGQTGADADTLFSAKKAAMELNGPWAADGFRKAGIDLGIAPVPVGSAGPVTLASTVPMMIAKNTKHKEQALEFLSWWTGKTAQASFSKGSGYPPARSDVTVDDPNVAVFAQGLPNARLYLAGLPTSSQIDSDVYTPMIGQLTRGADAQKSADAAAKSINQLTGCKS, encoded by the coding sequence ATGAAGACGCACGCGAAAATCGCCGCAGCGGCCGTGGCCGCCGCCGGCTTGCTCGCCGCCGCGGGTTGCAGCAGCTCCTCCTCGGCCGGCTCCGGGTCCGGCGGCGGCGGCGTGGTGAAGCTGTCCGTGCTGACCGGCTTCACCGGCCCGGACGGACCCTCCTACCAAGCTCTGGTCTCGCAGTTCAACGCCTCGCACCCGAACATCAAGGTCACCATGGACATCCAGCCGTGGGACGCCATAGGACAGAAGCTCCCCGCGGAGTGGGCGACCGGGCAGGGTCCGGACCTGGCCACGCCGAACTTCGACCCGGGCGTGATCTTCAACTACATCAAGACGAACTCGGTGCTGCCGCTGGACTCCTCGGTCGGCACCGGCGACAGCCAGATCGACTCCGCGGCGTTCCCGTCCGCGGTGACCAAGGCGTTCACGGTCAACGGGCACCTGTACGCGGTCCCGGCGAACCTGGCCACCGTCGCGCTCTACTACAACAAGACGATGTTCACCGCGGCCGGCATCACCGACCCGCCGAAGACCTCCGACGAGTTCGTCGCGGACGTCAAGAAGCTGACGCTCGGCGGGGCCGGCCCGAGCCAGTACGGCATCTCCCTGGCCGACCACCAGACCATCGAGATGTGGCCGATCCTGCAGTGGATGAACGGCGGCGACATCGTCGGCCCCGACGGCTGCGCCACGATCAACTCCGCGGCCAGCGTCCAGGCCCTGCGGACCTGGGCCGGCCTGGTCCAGAACGACCACGTCAGCCCGGTCGGCCAGACCGGTGCCGACGCCGACACGCTGTTCTCGGCGAAGAAGGCGGCGATGGAGCTCAACGGCCCCTGGGCCGCCGACGGCTTCCGCAAGGCCGGCATCGACCTGGGCATCGCGCCGGTCCCGGTGGGCTCGGCGGGCCCGGTCACCCTGGCCTCGACGGTGCCGATGATGATCGCCAAGAACACCAAGCACAAGGAACAGGCTTTGGAGTTCCTGAGCTGGTGGACCGGCAAGACCGCCCAGGCCTCGTTCTCCAAGGGATCCGGGTACCCGCCGGCGCGCAGCGACGTCACCGTCGACGACCCCAACGTCGCGGTGTTCGCGCAGGGGCTGCCCAACGCGCGGCTGTACCTGGCCGGGCTCCCGACGTCCTCGCAGATCGACAGCGACGTCTACACCCCGATGATCGGCCAGCTGACCCGGGGCGCGGACGCCCAGAAGTCGGCGGACGCCGCGGCCAAGTCCATCAACCAGCTCACCGGCTGCAAGAGCTGA
- a CDS encoding M55 family metallopeptidase, protein MKIFISSDMEGTAGVVDWDQCRPGQHDYEHYRALLQAEVNAAIDGANRAGGPHEFLVNDSHGRMANLRPEQLSGEASSLSGRHKPLYMMQGLDESFDAVFFVSYHGSASAGPATLSHTYNPAAIAEVRLNGEIAGESGINSLVAIALGVPVVLVTGDQTTARELKPFWPEARAAVVKQSISRFAAESLHPARANRLISEKAQEAIESMRAGRAPRSFIDRPVTLTVRLRNPDLAEMATWLERVEPDRADPTVVHLHDDDLIRLYRTFITLVILTRGIAE, encoded by the coding sequence ATGAAGATCTTCATCTCCTCCGACATGGAGGGCACCGCCGGAGTGGTCGACTGGGACCAGTGCCGCCCCGGCCAGCACGACTACGAGCACTACCGCGCCCTGCTCCAGGCCGAGGTGAACGCCGCGATCGACGGTGCGAACCGGGCCGGCGGGCCGCACGAGTTCCTCGTCAACGACTCGCACGGCCGGATGGCGAACCTGCGGCCGGAGCAGCTGAGCGGGGAAGCCTCCTCCTTGTCGGGCCGTCACAAGCCGCTGTACATGATGCAGGGCCTGGACGAGTCCTTCGATGCCGTCTTCTTCGTGTCCTACCACGGCTCGGCCTCGGCCGGACCGGCGACGCTGTCGCACACCTACAACCCGGCGGCGATCGCCGAGGTCAGGCTCAACGGCGAGATCGCCGGGGAGTCCGGGATCAACTCGTTGGTCGCGATCGCCCTCGGCGTGCCGGTCGTGCTGGTCACCGGCGACCAGACCACGGCGCGCGAGCTGAAGCCGTTCTGGCCCGAGGCGCGCGCCGCCGTCGTCAAGCAGTCGATCTCCCGGTTCGCCGCCGAGAGCCTGCATCCGGCGCGCGCCAACCGGCTGATCTCCGAAAAGGCGCAGGAAGCGATCGAGAGCATGCGCGCCGGCAGAGCTCCACGATCGTTCATCGACCGACCCGTCACCCTCACCGTGCGCCTGCGCAATCCGGATCTGGCCGAGATGGCCACCTGGCTGGAGCGCGTCGAGCCGGACCGCGCCGATCCCACCGTCGTGCACCTGCACGACGACGACCTCATCCGGCTCTACCGCACCTTCATCACCCTGGTCATCCTCACCCGGGGCATCGCCGAGTAG
- a CDS encoding carbohydrate ABC transporter permease has product MAHLAEPAADAPARPPGPERRGRSRLARVNPAYLFVAPAFLLAAVFIIWPIVQSGWMSLHDWTIGEDSHKWLGFGNYTELFHDSRFWNALKVTLVYAVFVVIGQVAIGLALAQWLRRTTWYTMLLRSAFFFPTIASLAVTGIIFKFLLDPQVGLVDGLLGKIGVSSQAWLQDTHLALPALIAVGIWKNFGFSMIVLLAGVQGVRKELLEAATLDGAGPIARFRHVTLPALRPAILFTVVIGTVNALQLFDLTYVMTDGGPLFHTESIVMYLYQRGFVDFRLGYASAIAWVLFLIIIAVSVVQLRMLRYRDDD; this is encoded by the coding sequence ATGGCACATCTCGCTGAACCAGCGGCCGACGCCCCGGCACGGCCGCCCGGACCGGAGCGCCGAGGCAGGAGCCGGCTGGCCCGGGTCAACCCCGCGTACCTGTTCGTGGCGCCCGCGTTCCTGCTGGCCGCGGTGTTCATCATCTGGCCGATCGTCCAGTCGGGCTGGATGAGCCTGCACGACTGGACCATCGGCGAGGACTCCCACAAGTGGCTGGGCTTCGGCAACTACACCGAGCTCTTCCACGACTCGCGGTTCTGGAACGCGCTGAAGGTCACGCTCGTGTACGCCGTCTTCGTCGTCATCGGCCAGGTGGCGATCGGCCTGGCACTGGCCCAGTGGCTGCGCCGTACCACCTGGTACACGATGCTGCTGCGCTCGGCGTTCTTCTTCCCGACGATCGCCTCGCTGGCCGTCACCGGCATCATCTTCAAGTTCCTGCTGGACCCGCAGGTCGGCCTGGTCGACGGCTTGCTTGGCAAGATCGGGGTCTCCTCGCAGGCCTGGCTGCAGGACACGCATCTGGCACTGCCGGCGCTGATCGCGGTCGGGATCTGGAAGAACTTCGGGTTCTCGATGATCGTCCTGCTCGCCGGGGTCCAGGGGGTCCGCAAGGAGCTCCTGGAGGCCGCGACCCTGGACGGCGCCGGGCCGATCGCCCGGTTCCGGCACGTCACGCTGCCGGCGCTGCGCCCGGCGATCCTGTTCACGGTCGTGATCGGCACGGTCAACGCGCTGCAGCTGTTCGACCTGACGTACGTGATGACCGACGGCGGGCCGCTGTTCCACACCGAGTCCATCGTCATGTACCTCTACCAGCGCGGATTCGTCGACTTCCGGCTCGGCTACGCCAGTGCGATCGCCTGGGTGCTGTTCCTGATCATCATCGCCGTGTCCGTCGTGCAACTCCGAATGCTGAGGTACCGCGATGACGACTGA
- a CDS encoding carbohydrate ABC transporter permease, producing MTTELTTQASSLPAGTPAWAVPVLRTARSSARVLAWAVLSIAALATIVPFLWMLGVAFRTPADLYADPSRLWPDHWSVSGFHAVFTQLPFFRLAVNSVVFAGGTTVLLLLIDSLCAYALARLRFRGQNFVFWVILLTLMVPFQVMLIPLFLTVFHLGWLNTFQGLIIPRSVSALGIFMLRQFFIKIPRELDEAAKMDGAGPLRIYWQIILPLARPALASLFVIQFMALWNDFLWPLVISSDTDMRTLPSALTLFSSTSGVDHAALMAGAAISLAPLAIAFLLAQRFFTEGIAATGIK from the coding sequence ATGACGACTGAGCTCACCACGCAGGCCTCGTCGCTGCCGGCCGGCACCCCGGCCTGGGCCGTCCCGGTGCTGCGCACGGCCAGATCCTCCGCCAGGGTTCTGGCCTGGGCGGTCCTCTCGATCGCGGCGCTGGCCACGATCGTGCCGTTCCTGTGGATGCTCGGGGTGGCCTTCCGCACCCCGGCGGACCTGTACGCCGATCCGTCCCGGCTGTGGCCGGACCACTGGTCGGTCTCCGGGTTCCACGCCGTGTTCACCCAGCTGCCGTTCTTCCGGCTGGCCGTGAACAGCGTCGTGTTCGCCGGCGGCACCACGGTGCTGCTACTGCTCATCGACTCGCTGTGCGCCTACGCGCTGGCCCGGCTGCGGTTCCGCGGGCAGAACTTCGTGTTCTGGGTCATCCTGCTCACCCTGATGGTGCCCTTCCAGGTGATGCTGATCCCGCTGTTCCTCACCGTGTTCCACCTGGGCTGGCTGAACACCTTCCAGGGCCTGATCATCCCGCGTTCGGTGAGCGCGCTGGGCATCTTCATGCTCCGCCAGTTCTTCATCAAGATCCCGCGGGAGCTGGACGAGGCCGCGAAGATGGACGGAGCCGGGCCGCTGCGCATCTACTGGCAGATCATCCTGCCGCTGGCCCGGCCGGCCCTGGCCTCGCTGTTCGTCATCCAGTTCATGGCGCTGTGGAACGACTTCCTGTGGCCGCTGGTCATCAGCAGCGACACCGACATGCGGACCCTGCCGTCGGCCCTGACTTTGTTCTCCAGCACCTCCGGCGTGGACCACGCCGCGCTCATGGCCGGCGCCGCGATCTCCCTGGCGCCGCTGGCCATCGCCTTCCTGCTCGCCCAGCGGTTCTTCACCGAGGGCATCGCCGCAACAGGTATCAAGTAA